Below is a genomic region from Odocoileus virginianus isolate 20LAN1187 ecotype Illinois unplaced genomic scaffold, Ovbor_1.2 Unplaced_Contig_22, whole genome shotgun sequence.
aaatgatgtcatAAGACTGGGGTCCTGATCTGATAGGATATGGCctgataagaagaggaagaggggcttcccaggtggctccatggtaaagaatccacctgccaatgcaggagacacaggttcaatccctgattcaggaagaccccacgtaccagggggcaactaagcccatgcgccaaaCTAATgatctgtgctctagagcctgggagccacaaatAGTGAGCCcatctgccacaactactgacacCTGCACGTCCTAGAGCCctagctctgcaacaagagaagccaccacaatgagagccCATGCACCTTAACTAGAGAGTAGTACCTGttcgctctccacaactagagaaaagcttgcacagcaacaaagacccaccacagccaaaaataagtaaataaataaaattataaaaaagaggaagatctctctctctctttttgtcccACGTGAGGATACAGAGTGAACATGATCATTTGCAAGTTGGGAAGAGagccctgaccaggaatcaaattggaaAGCAGCTGGATCTTTGACTTTCCAGTTTTAAGAACCCtgacaaataaattttaagtcacatggtattttgttatgaaaCCTGAGATgaataagacaaaaaataaagctgctatgagcATTCGTATATAAATATCATAgagacatatgctttcatttcttttacgtAAATACATTAGGAGTACAATGACTGGATCATATGTataagtttaatattttaaagatactgcCAAACTGATTTCTAAAGATATcatataccattttacatttccattaatAGTATATGGGGTAATTTCCTGAAgcaccagtggttaggactcagggcTTTTGCAGACCAGGGCCTGGGTTAGATTCCCTGTCAGGAAACTAACATCCTACAAGTTTTGAGGTACagccagagggggaaaaaaaagttggcaATAAAGGAGAGTTCCATCTCCTGGACATCTTCACATACAGTTGGTATGGTCAGGCATTTAATTAACTTTGGCCATGCTAATATGTGTGTAGTGGCATTTTGCCACGATTTTAACTTGTATTACCTAAAGCCTAATCATATTAAGCAGGGTTCACATGCTAATCTGCCACCTGTATATGTTCTTTGGTAAAGTttgtgttcaaatcttttgcctgtTTCTTCCTCCACAAAGTGGTGGCCACAGGCCTTCTCTCACCCCTCCCCAATCCTCCTGTCACTAGAGTAGCACTCTGCCCGTGGGCTTCCATCTTGGGGGCTTTGTCTCCACACACTCTCACCTCATTTCAAACCTAGGAGGGACCTCATTACTCCCCTCTCAGTGGCTAGTGTCCCTGCCCCCAACACACCCCATATGCCTTCAAAGCTTCCTCAAGTCCAGGCTCCTACTGCCCCTCCACTCTCCAGGAGACCTGCCCTTCCCTACTTTTGGGGTCCCCAACCCTATCATGCTCAGGGCCCTGACACCTCCCAGGGCTCCCAAAGACTCCAAGGGTGCCCCCACTCCTCAGGCCACCATACTCTTCCAGTTCCCCAGTAGGGAAACATTCAGTGCAGACTGACTGAGTGTCTACCATGTGGaagggacttcctaggtggcccggtggtcaagaatccgcctgccaatgtaagagtgtcaggagacacgggttccatccctaggtggggaagatcccctggaggaggccatggcaacccactccagtattcttgcctggagaacccatggacagaggagcctggcgggctacagtccatgggatcgcagagtcagacacgactgagcgactttccacCTAAGATGTGGAAAGATCTGTTGGAGGCCGCAGTACACCTCGGTAAACTTGGATTCCGGTTTTGCACCCCATTTTTAGTTGTCAGAGCTCAGGTGGGGCCTTTAACCTCTCGGGCCTCGACTTTCCCCTCTGACACTGGAATAACAACATCCCCTGGGTGGAAAGAGTTTTCCCTTGGCGATGGGAAAGAGAGGCAGCGGCTGAGGCAGGGCGAGGCCAAGAGTGCGCACTGGCTCTCGGGGCCAGGACTCCTTGGCGGCCGCCAGGTAGGTCACCGCGCTGGTTGGGGCGCCGAGCACGGGACCGGCCGGCTTCAGCCACGTCCAGGCCCGGGCTGGCCACCAGGTGAGCGCTCCCGAGCGCTCCAAACGCGTCGCGGGCGGCCGTGCGTCCACCAGGCCAAGTGCAGGTCATGGAGCGGCGCCCGGGGGGCGGCACCGACCCTAGGGGAAGCAGAGGAGGTACCGGGCTCGCGGTGGGAGGGTAGTGGGCGCGTCCCTGCCAGCCCTCGCGCCTCCTGTCTGCTCCTCACCTTCTCCTTCTGACAGGTGGTAAACAAAGCAGCCCTGGCGCCCGAGCGGCGGCGGCgagcggcgggggcggcggcggtggAGGGCAGCGGCCCAGCGACCCCGGCTGGGCTCGAGGAGCCGCACCCACACCCACGCCTGCGCCGCGGGGCGGAGCACCAGACCCCGGGACTCCCTGGAGTCTCGGGGGAGATGTGCTGGAGGGGTCTGCCCAGGGTCACTGGGGACACCTGGGCACTGGGGGTGGTGGATTGTGGGAGGTTAGGCTGGAGCCTCTGGGGATAGGTGGAGGGGCCATGTGGGGCTACGTGGACCAGCAGGGTTGCCTAGGACATCTAGAGGGGAATCGGGGGTGCCTGGGCCACAGGGAGCAGACCGTGTTCTGTTGGGACATCTGGGAGAATTGCGGTCCTTTTGGATATTGGGAGGCAGAGTTTGGAATCTGGggttgtgtgtgttggggggggggggggcgtcagTAACCTCCGGAGATATTCACAGGGTGTTAGGAGGTGTCCAGGAATGCTGAAGTTAAATAGCTCTCCAGGGATATCGTGGGAGCAGGCGGGGGTCCACGGGCATTCCCGTGATAGTCGGGGGTCCTGGGAGGTGAAAGGCACAGTTGGTGACCTTCGGAACTACGAAAAGGAGTGGTCTCGGGGACCTTGAGGGGAATTCTAGGTCTTTGGTCGTAGGGGCCCGTGAGGGTTCGCTGAGATTCAGGGTGGGCCCTGATCTGCTCTTTTCACTCGCGCAGGCGGTGGCGGTCCCCAGCCCGAGGGTCCCAGCGTCAGACAGTTCCTGGCGCGGCTGGAAGCTCGCCCCCTGGCGGCCCGAGCTGCGGCCGACGTGGCGGCGCTGGTACGCAGGGCCGGCGCCACCTTGCGCCTGCGCCCCAAGGAGGGTGCGTGTGGGCCGTGGCCTTTCAGGGGCGTGGTCGGAGTGGAGCCAGGTTCCGAGGGGGCGGGCCCAGGATTGTTAGTTACTCCCGTTGGTGCGACCAATGAGTGTGAGTAGGGAGGCCCGGGCTCGGTTGTGATTTGAGGCTGCTAGGGTTAGACTAGAATATTCCTCTAGGAGGTGACATAGAGAGGGTTATTGCAGAAGGTGAACGCTGCAAGATTAGCTGTTGGTGCGGAGTTTGATCTTTACTTTCTTCAGAAGGATTTCAAGTGGCATTTCTGAGGAGGCCAGGCCTGGAGAGGTTTGGGAGTGGGCATTTGGCTGAGGTGCGAGCCTGGAATGTTAGTCAAGGGGGTGGAGTCTATAAACCCACTAGGGGAGTGGCTCGAATTGTGAGGAATAGATTGAAGTTTTATAGGCTAATTAGAGAGCAAGGCCTGAAATCTTCACCAGCTGGAATCCTGGAGAAGCACCGTGTAGGGTGGGCCTAAGGGTTTATTATGAGAGCTAGGATCTGCATGTTATTAGTAGGAAAGTTTGGGGAATACTAGAATAGTGTTGCTAGGATTATTAAGAAGGTGCAATCAGGATAGTTATTCATCTGGGCGGAGCTTAGTTAAATGAATGAGCAAGTCTGTGCATCCTAAAGGCACGGAAATGAGATGAGGCTAGAATATTAATTCAATAGACAGGTCCTCGTTTCTTTATAGTACCCTTCCGACTGCCTTTTTCATCTCCCAGCCATTAGCATGCTGTATTCTGCCGAGATAGAGGTCACAGACAGTCGCCTTCCTAATGCCAGTTTCGTGGAACAGCATCCCCAGGTACCACCTTGTCCTCTTAATCTAAGGCCACCTGCCTCAGGACTGGCAGTGTATGTACACTTGTGTCCTTACTCCAGCATCGTCGGTCAGAGAACATGGGTATACGTACCGCGCCGGCCCAAGTGACCCAGGGTAAAGCTCGTCCTCCTTTGAAGTCACCCCAGGCCTCTGGTCAGTTTGCTGTTGAACTCATTCGCAGTTCCGCCGGCTTTGGCTTCACATTAAGTGGAGGTCGAGATGCAGGTGGGGATGCTCCGCTGGCAGTGTGCCGGCTGCTGAAGGATGGACCAGCCCAGTGCTGCGGTCGCTTGCAGGTGAACCGTAAGGCACCCTCCATTCGATGGTgccagccctgccctctcccGTTGGTGTGCTCTCCATTTTGACCTTCCTACAACACCCCTTGCCTTGCAGGCTGGCGACCTCGTGCTTTACATCAATGGAGAGTCAACTCAGGGCCTCAGTCATGTTGAGGTCGTGGATCGGATTCGTAGAGGTGGTCCCCGGCTTTGCCTCGTGCTAAGCAGGCCTCCTGAAACCCACCCTGGCAAGCCTGAGGTGGTGGGAAGGCCCCAGAAAGAAGAAGGTGGGTTTCCTAGAGGAGAAGGGTCAGGGATCTGTGAGGGAAAGAAGAGGGTCACAGAGTGGAGAGGCTGGGGACCTCGTTAGAAGGGTTTGGTAGTCTCAACCAGGAGGATCAGGGCTCGGTGTTTGAGGGTCATGGTATTTTCAAAAGGGGAGGGGAAGACCGGGGTCCCAGGGTAGGAGTAAGGGTGGATTTCAGAGGGAAGGGTTTTGAGGTactgggagagaagagaaaagatagtGTTTGGGGTAAAAATGGGTGTTCAAAAGGAATAGTTGTGGTCTTCAGATGGGAAGACAGAGTAGGTGTAAGCGGAGAGGGGATGGGATAGGGAACCAGAGGGTAGGGAGACTAGCCCCGGAAAACGAGGGATTCTTTAGGGTAAGGGCTGGGGGTTGAGGATGATGGGATGAGCAAGCAGAAAGTCTGGGATCCTAGATGGGAGGGTTTGACTGCCTTTGGGGGTTTTGGGAATTTATTTCTGTGGGGAGTGTTCAGGATCcaggaaaggaggggaaagaaagCATCGGGTCTTGAGAGTGGCCTCGTTCCCGGAGGGCGTGTCCATGCCTTTGCCAAAGAGCTCCATCCCCATTGCCCACCCTATCGCCCAATCTTATCCGCAGTCCTGCCATCCCCAGATCGCATTCCAGATCCTGGGGGACCAGAGATGACGAAGGCTCGCAGCGCCAGCACTTCCTCCCCACTTCAGCACCCACGACCATGTATGACCCCCCAAAACCGGGGCAGCCAGGAGCCTCGCCCAGAAGGGGCGGCCGACGGCCCCGCGGTTCTTGCTGAAGAGCGCTGCGCGGAGGACCCCAACGACCAAACTCCGGATTCCCCCGGACCCTGGCTGACGCCCAGCGAGGAACGGCTCTCGCGGGCCCTAGGGGTCCCGGGGCCCGCGCAGCTTGCCTTGGAGATGGCAGCCGGAAGGCGGAGGCACTGAGCGTGCAGCGGAAGGCTCACTAGGCATTGCCCAACCTCCATCTGGCGTGCTCCCCCCGCCGCTCACTTAGTATCACTGGGAGAACTTCCTTGGtcttgtccccccccccccccccatcctacTCCGCAGTCGACCCGGCCGCGCTCCCCTCGCGGCGTCAGTGGTATGGCCCTTCCCAACCGGCTTGCCCGGCGCTTCTTGTTTTCGGGGCCGTGGAGGTAATAAAATGGTTCAATCCAGCCTTGACTTGCCAAGTGCTCCAGGCCAGGTGGGGATCCCGAGTCCCACACgtgagggagggggagggccGATCTGGTTTCGAGGAAGGCCTCTTCAAGCAACCATCGGCAAGCTTACTTCGCGCTGTTTCTTTGATGCCTCTAAAGAGCTCTTTGCTTCTGCCGGCGCGCTTTGGACCCACTCCGTTCCCATTTTGCCAACTCCTGCTTCTttccccattcattcatttcacttttttggAGGTGTACAGGGCTCACAGCTAATTATTGCGCATGGCGTGGGGAATGCAGAGGTGGGCCTGTTGTGGCGAGAGCGCACCGGTTTACCCACAACCCCGGCCGGCCAGGAATCGTCCAGACCCTCTAGTGAACTAGATAGCAAAGTTAGAACCTGGCAGCTTCCTTCGCCGAGGGCCTGCGGTCACTCACTTCCGGCCTGGTAGGCCAGCTTTAGACTGCCACCCTCAAGGCAATGGCTGGGGCCCCGGAGCCCCCTTCGGGGCGGAGCCAGGAAGGTGTGAGTCAGCAGGCTGGGCTAAAAACGGCTGTTAGAACCTT
It encodes:
- the MAGIX gene encoding PDZ domain-containing protein MAGIX isoform X1 gives rise to the protein MERRPGGGTDPRGSRGGGGGPQPEGPSVRQFLARLEARPLAARAAADVAALVRRAGATLRLRPKEAISMLYSAEIEVTDSRLPNASFVEQHPQHRRSENMGIRTAPAQVTQGKARPPLKSPQASGQFAVELIRSSAGFGFTLSGGRDAGGDAPLAVCRLLKDGPAQCCGRLQAGDLVLYINGESTQGLSHVEVVDRIRRGGPRLCLVLSRPPETHPGKPEVVGRPQKEEVLPSPDRIPDPGGPEMTKARSASTSSPLQHPRPCMTPQNRGSQEPRPEGAADGPAVLAEERCAEDPNDQTPDSPGPWLTPSEERLSRALGVPGPAQLALEMAAGRRRH
- the MAGIX gene encoding PDZ domain-containing protein MAGIX isoform X2 gives rise to the protein MERRPGGGTDPRGSRGGGGGPQPEGPSVRQFLARLEARPLAARAAADVAALVRRAGATLRLRPKEAISMLYSAEIEVTDSRLPNASFVEQHPQHRRSENMGIRTAPAQVTQGKARPPLKSPQASGQFAVELIRSSAGFGFTLSGGRDAGGDAPLAVCRLLKDGPAQCCGRLQAGDLVLYINGESTQGLSHVEVVDRIRRGGPRLCLVLSRPPETHPGKPEVVGRPQKEEDRIPDPGGPEMTKARSASTSSPLQHPRPCMTPQNRGSQEPRPEGAADGPAVLAEERCAEDPNDQTPDSPGPWLTPSEERLSRALGVPGPAQLALEMAAGRRRH